From a region of the Arachis ipaensis cultivar K30076 chromosome B09, Araip1.1, whole genome shotgun sequence genome:
- the LOC107615257 gene encoding pentatricopeptide repeat-containing protein DOT4, chloroplastic-like, translating into MLRAMLCVGHYTQAIELYNSMLNQGVKPDNYTYPIVLKACSSLRAIEYGRWVRETIIYNEVKHNIRPNAYVLCSMINMFAKCGSLGDARKVFDEMLEKDLASWTAMICGAVWNGELVEAVLLFRRMRSDSLKPDSVIVASLLPVCSKLEDAELGMALQGCAVRSGFDSDLYVSNALIDMYCKCGDPFEARFLFDNMVCRDRVSWSTLIAGYSQNFLYRESYELLRRMVNIGLKANEIVVSSVLPALGKLRLLKQGKEIHNYVLKEGLVLDPIVVSTLIDMYSNCGSMKEAETTFEYMSDKDIMLWNTMIAGYNLDGNFDLALSTFREIWGTQHRPNSITLVSVLPVCTKLGALRQGQEIHGYATKSNLILKTNVGNSLIDMYGKCGFLDLGVKVFNQMMVKNVVTYNTIISTCGAHGLGGKGLAFYDQMKIAGIRPNKVTFIALLSACSHAGLVEKAWQLYNSMIHDYAIEPDMEHYSCMVDLLGKTGDIDGAYKFITTLPVTPNTNVLGSLLGACRIHNKVELAEILAEHIFQLNAEDPGHYVLLSNLYASREQWKNMSKVRSMIKDKGLEKKPASSWIQIGHKIHVFHATSKFHPEFAKIEEILDSLVSVMKGEDCLPEEPEDLFPCR; encoded by the coding sequence ATGCTTCGGGCCATGCTTTGTGTTGGTCACTACACACAAGCCATTGAGCTCTATAACTCTATGCTCAACCAAGGGGTGAAACCTGATAACTACACCTACCCAATTGTTCTCAAGGCATGTTCTTCCTTGCGTGCAATTGAATATGGAAGATGGGTTCGAGAGACAATCATATACAATGAGGTGAAGCATAATATAAGGCCTAATGCTTATGTATTGTGTTCTATGATCAATATGTTTGCTAAGTGTGGCAGCTTGGGAGACGCACgtaaggtgtttgatgaaatgctggAAAAAGACTTGGCTTCTTGGACTGCCATGATATGCGGGGCGGTGTGGAATGGTGAGTTGGTTGAAGCGGTTTTGCTTTTTAGGAGGATGAGATCGGATAGTTTGAAGCCTGATTCGGTGATTGTAGCATCTCTCTTACCGGTATGCAGCAAATTGGAGGATGCCGAATTGGGAATGGCGCTGCAAGGATGTGCTGTGAGGAGTGGCTTTGACAGTGATTTGTATGTTTCCAATGCTCTCATTGACATGTACTGCAAATGTGGTGATCCATTTGAGGCCCGTTTCTTATTCGACAACATGGTTTGTAGGGATAGGGTTTCTTGGAGTACCTTGATTGCAGGGTACTCACAGAATTTCTTATACCGAGAGAGCTATGAACTGCTTCGTAGAATGGTAAATATAGGGCTGAAAGCAAATGAAATTGTTGTCTCAAGTGTTCTTCCTGCATTAGGAAAACTCAGATTGTTGAAACAGGGGAAGGAGATACATAACTATGTTCTTAAAGAAGGGCTTGTATTGGATCCAATAGTGGTAAGCACATTGATTGATATGTACTCTAATTGTGGTTCCATGAAGGAAGCAGAAACAACATTTGAATACATGTCAGATAAGGATATTATGCTGTGGAATACGATGATTGCGGGATATAACTTAGACGGCAATTTTGACTTGGCACTTTCTACCTTCAGAGAAATTTGGGGAACTCAACATAGGCCTAATTCCATTACTTTGGTAAGTGTTCTTCCTGTGTGTACCAAATTGGGAGCTCTTAGGCAGGGACAGGAGATTCATGGTTATGCAACCAAAAGTAATCTAATATTAAAGACTAACGTTGGAAATTCTTTGATAGATATGTATGGCAAATGTGGATTTCTTGATCTTGGAGTAAAGGTCTTCAACCAGATGATGGTAAAGAATGTTGTAACATATAACACCATAATCTCTACTTGTGGAGCTCATGGATTAGGAGGAAAGGGTTTGGCATTTTATGATCAGATGAAGATTGCGGGAATTAGACCGAATAAAGTCACATTTATCGCACTATTATCCGCTTGTAGCCATGCAGGTCTAGTTGAAAAAGCTTGGCAGTTGTATAATTCCATGATTCATGATTATGCTATTGAGCCGGATATGGAGCACTACTCTTGTATGGTGGATCTTCTTGGTAAAACTGGAGACATTGATGGCGCATACAAGTTCATAACAACGTTGCCTGTGACTCCCAATACCAATGTTTTGGGAAGCTTACTTGGCGCTTGTCGAATTCACAACAAAGTAGAGCTGGCCGAGATCCTAGCTGAACATATCTTTCAATTGAATGCTGAAGATCCTGGCCATTATGTGCTTCTTTCAAATTTATATGCGTCTAGGGAACAATGGAAAAACATGTCAAAGGTGAGAAGCATGATTAAGGATAAAGGACTGGAGAAAAAACCAGCAAGTAGTTGGATTCAGATTGGGCACAAAATCCATGTTTTTCATGCTACAAGTAAATTTCATCCAGAGTTTGCAAAGATTGAAGAGATTTTGGATAGTTTAGTTTCGGTGATGAAAGGTGAAGATTGTTTGCCTGAAGAGCCCGAGGATTTATTCCCATGTCGATGA